One part of the Arabidopsis thaliana chromosome 4, partial sequence genome encodes these proteins:
- a CDS encoding pesticidal crystal cry8Ba protein, whose protein sequence is MIPNGELRLPALKVREDRVSPSAPIPVTRTLVADTDVTSDDDMSTNSEDVSLDSSPENSRVSSAVGRSYGRNSSYYTYSEVSSSRETLVGAREQTGPRFDGDTEEDESTDSASSTQFSPPPAAGRINDGVSQVEQTHFPKTDRRATVEKFILQEFDETFSSEEVSDIPSAPPFSGAAEESEEIKPATSSVQVSEVKTGDCVESRKTGHFTRPSAASESSGPPDQHPARLPTFHASSRGPWHAVVSYDACVRLCLHAWSTGCMEAPMFLENECALLREAFGLQQLLLQSEEELLAKRSSQAPHEGVAPKPKKNIGKMKVQVRRVKTVMDGPTGCSISSLKPSLIKFEKIRIHFSNMSTRLFSGWRALRKIHVRVPANGSSLPRQSLAYVHASTQYLKQVSGLLKTGVTSLRNNSTSYDIVQETYSCKLRLKSLAEDNAIMMQPGSGESHVFFPDSHGDDLIVEILDPMGKDFGRVLVQLANISEDSAEKLRWWSVFREPEHQHVGKLQLYIDYSASFDDNSHLKCASVAETVAYDLVLEVALKMQRFQQRNLLLYGSWKWLLEEFATYYGISDVYTKLRYLSYVMDVATPTSDCLHLVHDLLTPVIMKGNGKSALSHQENRILNEIKDQIEQILKLVFENYKSLDESSFSGMIDVVNSASGVPAPALIPAVKLYTLLHDVLSPEDQTHLCHYFQAAAKKRSRRHMGETDEFVANNSEPNFWDMSAMSAAYQKMTMACKNVKNEIYTDIEIQNEDILPSFLDLPNLSASIYSTDLCNRLRAFLVACPPSGPSPTVAELVIATADFQRDLSSWNISPIQGGVDAKELFHLYIMIWIQDKRLSLLESCKLDKVKWSGVRTQHSTTPFVDEMYKRLNETIQDYQVIISRWPEYIFVLESAIADVEKATVEALEKQYADVLSPLKENLAPKKLSFKYVQKLTKRSVIPYVVPDELGILLNSMKRMLDVLRPNIEAKFKAWSSCIPDGGNAAPGDRLSEVTVMLRAKFRSYLQAVVEKLVENSKLQKTTMLKKILQDSKESVGESDIRSKMNNLKEQLTNTVNHLHSVCETHVFIALSRGYWDRMGQIVLSFLENRKENRAWYKGSRVAVSILDDTFAAQMQQLLGNSLREQDLEPPRSIMEVRSILCKDPADNKAKSFYY, encoded by the exons ATGATCCCCAACGGAGAATTGAGATTACCTGCTCTCAAGGTCCGTGAAGACCGCGTGTCACCCTCAGCTCCTATTCCGGTCACCAGAACCCTAGTGGCTGATACTGACGTCACTTCCGATGACGATATGAGTACAAATTCCGAGGATGTCTCTCTCGATTCGTCTCCCGAGAACAGTAGAGTGTCCAGTGCCGTTGGTCGCAGCTACGGGAGAAATTCTTCTTATTATACTTACTCCGAGGTGAGCTCATCAAGAGAGACTTTGGTCGGTGCGCGCGAACAGACGGGACCTAGATTTGATGGTGATACGGAGGAAGATGAATCCACCGATTCAGCTTCTAGCACGCAATTTTCTCCGCCGCCGGCAGCTGGGAGGATTAACGACGGCGTATCTCAGGTGGAACAAACTCACTTCCCTAAGACGGACAGGCGAGCAACTGTCGAGAAG TTCATATTGCAGGAGTTTGATGAGACGTTTTCTTCTGAAGAAGTAAGCGATATTCCCAGTGCCCCTCCATTTTCCGGGGCAGCAGAGGAATCTGAAGAAATTAAACCAGCAACTTCAAGCGTTCAAGTTTCAGAAGTCAAAACAGGAGATTGTGTAGAAAGTAGAAAGACTGGCCACTTTACTAG ACCTAGTGCAGCTTCTGAGTCATCTGGGCCACCTGATCAACATCCAGCTCGGCTTCCTACTTTTCATGCAAG TTCTCGTGGGCCATGGCATGCTGTGGTTTCCTATGATGCATGTGTACGACTTTGTCTGCATGCGTGGTCAACCGGTTGCATGGAGGCTCCcatgtttttggaaaatgaGTGTGCTCTTCTACGAGAAGCATTTGG GTTGCAGCAACTCCTTTTGCAATCAGAGGAAGAGCTTCTGGCAAAGCGATCTTCACAAGCTCCGCACGAAGGAGTTGCACCAAAACCCAAGAAAAACATTGGCAAAATGAAGGTGCAAG TACGACGTGTTAAAACAGTTATGGATGGTCCAACCGGCTGTAGTATATCATCTTTGAAACCATCGTTGATAAAGTTTGAGAAAATCCGGATTCACTTTTCCAATATGTCAACACGCTTATTTTCTGGATGGCGGGCTCTAAGGAAGATCCATGTCCGTGTACCAGCCAATggttcttctcttcctcgtcAAAGTCTGGCATATGTTCATGCCAGTACACAGTACTTAAAACAAGTTTCTGGTCTCCTGAAAACCGGTGTCACAAGTCTACGTAATAATTCAACATCTTATGATATTGTACAAG AAACATACTCGTGTAAGTTAAGATTGAAAAGCTTAGCTGAAGATAACGCCATTATGATGCAACCCGGATCTGGTGAAAGCCATGTTTT CTTTCCTGATAGTCATGGAGATGATCTGATTGTTGAGATCCTGGATCCAATGGGGAAGGATTTTGGGCGTGTACTTGTGCAACTAGCTAATATTTCTGAAGATTCG GCTGAGAAACTTCGCTGGTGGTCTGTTTTTCGTGAGCCAGAACATCAACATGTGGGAAAACTCCAGCTCTATATTGACTATTCAGCAAGTTTTGATGATAACAGCCATTTGAAG TGTGCTTCTGTTGCGGAAACAGTCGCATATGACCTAGTCCTGGAAGTGGCCTTGAAAATGCAGCGATTTCAGCAAAGAAACTTGTTGTTATATGGTTCATGGAAATGGCTTTTGGAAGAATTTGCCACCTACTATGGGATTTCAGATGTCTACACCAAGCTCAG ATACTTGTCCTATGTAATGGATGTCGCTACACCGACTTCCGACTGTCTCCATTTGGTACATGACTTGTTAACACCTGTCATCATGAAGGGAAATGGCAAGAGCGCCTTGAGTCATCAAGAG AATCGGATCTTGAATGAAATCAAGGACCAGATCGAGCAGATTCTAAAACTGGTCTTTGAGAATTACAAATCTCTTGACGAGTCGTCATTTTCTGGAATGATTGATGTGGTCAATTCTGCGTCAGGTGTTCCAGCGCCAGCACTCATTCCTGCTGTGAAATTGTACACGCTTCTGCACGATGTCTTATCACCCGAGGATCAGACTCATCTTTGTCATTATTTCCAG GCAGCAGCAAAGAAGAGATCTAGAAGGCACATGGGTGAGACAGATGAGTTTGTTGCAAACAACAGCGAGCCCAATTTTTGGGATATGTCTGCAATGTCGGCTGCATACCAGAAAATGACAATGGCCTGCAAGAATGTAAAGAATGAGATCTATACTGATATTGAGATCCAAAATGAAGATATACTTCCCAG CTTTCTTGACCTTCCAAACCTGTCAGCGTCTATATATAGCACTGATCTCTGTAATAGACTTCGAGCATTTCTCGTTGCTTGTCCGCCCTCTGGCCCTTCACCAACAGTTGCAGAGCTCGTGATTGCAACTGCAGACTTTCAACGTGATCTTTCCAGCTGGAACATTAG TCCTATCCAAGGCGGTGTTGATGCAAAAGAGTTGTTTCATCTATATATCATGATTTGGATTCAAGATAAACGCCTTTCATTACTTGAGTCCTGCAAACTTGATAAG GTAAAATGGTCTGGAGTCAGGACACAGCATTCAACAACTCCATTCGTTGATGAAATGTACAAGAGGCTGAACGAAACCATTCAAGACTATCAAGTTATCATTTCCAGATGGCCAGAATATATCTTTGTTCTGGAGAGT GCCATTGCTGATGTTGAAAAGGCAACAGTGGAAGCTCTGGAGAAGCAGTATGCAGATGTCTTATCACCTCTCAAAGAAAACTTGGCTCCAAAAAAACTAAGCTTCAAGTATGTCCAAAAACTGACCAAAAGATCTGTGATTCCATATGTAGTCCCGGATGAG CTGGGCATTCTATTAAACTCCATGAAGAGGATGCTTGATGTTCTACGGCCTAATATAGAGGCTAAATTTAAAGCATGGTCTTCATGCATTCCTGATGGTGGGAATGCAGCTCCTGGTGATCGTCTTTCTGAGGTGACAGTGATGCTCAGAGCCAAGTTTCGTAGTTACCTTCAGGCTGTGGTCGAAAAACTTGTAGAAAAT AGCAAGCTACAAAAAACGacaatgttgaagaagattcttcagGACTCTAAAGAAAGTGTTGGAGAATCAGACATCAGAAGCAAAATGAATAACCTCAAGGAGCAGCTCACCAACACAGTGAATCATCTACACTCGGTTTGTGAGACGCATGTCTTCATCGCATTGTCTAGAGGATATTGGGATCGTATGGGACAG ATTGTTTTAAGCTTTTTGGAGAACAGGAAAGAGAACAGAGCTTGGTACAAGGGTTCTAGAGTTGCTGTCTCG ATATTAGACGATACATTTGCAGCACAGATGCAACAGCTGCTTGGCAACTCGCTAAGAGAGCAAGACCTGGAGCCTCCGAGATCGATCATGGAGGTCCGGTCGATTCTTTGCAAGGACCCTGCAGATAATAAAGCCAAATCGTTCTACTACTGA
- a CDS encoding pesticidal crystal cry8Ba protein: protein MIPNGELRLPALKVREDRVSPSAPIPVTRTLVADTDVTSDDDMSTNSEDVSLDSSPENSRVSSAVGRSYGRNSSYYTYSEVSSSRETLVGAREQTGPRFDGDTEEDESTDSASSTQFSPPPAAGRINDGVSQVEQTHFPKTDRRATVEKEFDETFSSEEVSDIPSAPPFSGAAEESEEIKPATSSVQVSEVKTGDCVESRKTGHFTRPSAASESSGPPDQHPARLPTFHASSRGPWHAVVSYDACVRLCLHAWSTGCMEAPMFLENECALLREAFGLQQLLLQSEEELLAKRSSQAPHEGVAPKPKKNIGKMKVQVRRVKTVMDGPTGCSISSLKPSLIKFEKIRIHFSNMSTRLFSGWRALRKIHVRVPANGSSLPRQSLAYVHASTQYLKQVSGLLKTGVTSLRNNSTSYDIVQETYSCKLRLKSLAEDNAIMMQPGSGESHVFFPDSHGDDLIVEILDPMGKDFGRVLVQLANISEDSAEKLRWWSVFREPEHQHVGKLQLYIDYSASFDDNSHLKCASVAETVAYDLVLEVALKMQRFQQRNLLLYGSWKWLLEEFATYYGISDVYTKLRYLSYVMDVATPTSDCLHLVHDLLTPVIMKGNGKSALSHQENRILNEIKDQIEQILKLVFENYKSLDESSFSGMIDVVNSASGVPAPALIPAVKLYTLLHDVLSPEDQTHLCHYFQAAAKKRSRRHMGETDEFVANNSEPNFWDMSAMSAAYQKMTMACKNVKNEIYTDIEIQNEDILPSFLDLPNLSASIYSTDLCNRLRAFLVACPPSGPSPTVAELVIATADFQRDLSSWNISPIQGGVDAKELFHLYIMIWIQDKRLSLLESCKLDKQVKWSGVRTQHSTTPFVDEMYKRLNETIQDYQVIISRWPEYIFVLESAIADVEKATVEALEKQYADVLSPLKENLAPKKLSFKYVQKLTKRSVIPYVVPDELGILLNSMKRMLDVLRPNIEAKFKAWSSCIPDGGNAAPGDRLSEVTVMLRAKFRSYLQAVVEKLVENSKLQKTTMLKKILQDSKESVGESDIRSKMNNLKEQLTNTVNHLHSVCETHVFIALSRGYWDRMGQIVLSFLENRKENRAWYKGSRVAVSILDDTFAAQMQQLLGNSLREQDLEPPRSIMEVRSILCKDPADNKAKSFYY from the exons ATGATCCCCAACGGAGAATTGAGATTACCTGCTCTCAAGGTCCGTGAAGACCGCGTGTCACCCTCAGCTCCTATTCCGGTCACCAGAACCCTAGTGGCTGATACTGACGTCACTTCCGATGACGATATGAGTACAAATTCCGAGGATGTCTCTCTCGATTCGTCTCCCGAGAACAGTAGAGTGTCCAGTGCCGTTGGTCGCAGCTACGGGAGAAATTCTTCTTATTATACTTACTCCGAGGTGAGCTCATCAAGAGAGACTTTGGTCGGTGCGCGCGAACAGACGGGACCTAGATTTGATGGTGATACGGAGGAAGATGAATCCACCGATTCAGCTTCTAGCACGCAATTTTCTCCGCCGCCGGCAGCTGGGAGGATTAACGACGGCGTATCTCAGGTGGAACAAACTCACTTCCCTAAGACGGACAGGCGAGCAACTGTCGAGAAG GAGTTTGATGAGACGTTTTCTTCTGAAGAAGTAAGCGATATTCCCAGTGCCCCTCCATTTTCCGGGGCAGCAGAGGAATCTGAAGAAATTAAACCAGCAACTTCAAGCGTTCAAGTTTCAGAAGTCAAAACAGGAGATTGTGTAGAAAGTAGAAAGACTGGCCACTTTACTAG ACCTAGTGCAGCTTCTGAGTCATCTGGGCCACCTGATCAACATCCAGCTCGGCTTCCTACTTTTCATGCAAG TTCTCGTGGGCCATGGCATGCTGTGGTTTCCTATGATGCATGTGTACGACTTTGTCTGCATGCGTGGTCAACCGGTTGCATGGAGGCTCCcatgtttttggaaaatgaGTGTGCTCTTCTACGAGAAGCATTTGG GTTGCAGCAACTCCTTTTGCAATCAGAGGAAGAGCTTCTGGCAAAGCGATCTTCACAAGCTCCGCACGAAGGAGTTGCACCAAAACCCAAGAAAAACATTGGCAAAATGAAGGTGCAAG TACGACGTGTTAAAACAGTTATGGATGGTCCAACCGGCTGTAGTATATCATCTTTGAAACCATCGTTGATAAAGTTTGAGAAAATCCGGATTCACTTTTCCAATATGTCAACACGCTTATTTTCTGGATGGCGGGCTCTAAGGAAGATCCATGTCCGTGTACCAGCCAATggttcttctcttcctcgtcAAAGTCTGGCATATGTTCATGCCAGTACACAGTACTTAAAACAAGTTTCTGGTCTCCTGAAAACCGGTGTCACAAGTCTACGTAATAATTCAACATCTTATGATATTGTACAAG AAACATACTCGTGTAAGTTAAGATTGAAAAGCTTAGCTGAAGATAACGCCATTATGATGCAACCCGGATCTGGTGAAAGCCATGTTTT CTTTCCTGATAGTCATGGAGATGATCTGATTGTTGAGATCCTGGATCCAATGGGGAAGGATTTTGGGCGTGTACTTGTGCAACTAGCTAATATTTCTGAAGATTCG GCTGAGAAACTTCGCTGGTGGTCTGTTTTTCGTGAGCCAGAACATCAACATGTGGGAAAACTCCAGCTCTATATTGACTATTCAGCAAGTTTTGATGATAACAGCCATTTGAAG TGTGCTTCTGTTGCGGAAACAGTCGCATATGACCTAGTCCTGGAAGTGGCCTTGAAAATGCAGCGATTTCAGCAAAGAAACTTGTTGTTATATGGTTCATGGAAATGGCTTTTGGAAGAATTTGCCACCTACTATGGGATTTCAGATGTCTACACCAAGCTCAG ATACTTGTCCTATGTAATGGATGTCGCTACACCGACTTCCGACTGTCTCCATTTGGTACATGACTTGTTAACACCTGTCATCATGAAGGGAAATGGCAAGAGCGCCTTGAGTCATCAAGAG AATCGGATCTTGAATGAAATCAAGGACCAGATCGAGCAGATTCTAAAACTGGTCTTTGAGAATTACAAATCTCTTGACGAGTCGTCATTTTCTGGAATGATTGATGTGGTCAATTCTGCGTCAGGTGTTCCAGCGCCAGCACTCATTCCTGCTGTGAAATTGTACACGCTTCTGCACGATGTCTTATCACCCGAGGATCAGACTCATCTTTGTCATTATTTCCAG GCAGCAGCAAAGAAGAGATCTAGAAGGCACATGGGTGAGACAGATGAGTTTGTTGCAAACAACAGCGAGCCCAATTTTTGGGATATGTCTGCAATGTCGGCTGCATACCAGAAAATGACAATGGCCTGCAAGAATGTAAAGAATGAGATCTATACTGATATTGAGATCCAAAATGAAGATATACTTCCCAG CTTTCTTGACCTTCCAAACCTGTCAGCGTCTATATATAGCACTGATCTCTGTAATAGACTTCGAGCATTTCTCGTTGCTTGTCCGCCCTCTGGCCCTTCACCAACAGTTGCAGAGCTCGTGATTGCAACTGCAGACTTTCAACGTGATCTTTCCAGCTGGAACATTAG TCCTATCCAAGGCGGTGTTGATGCAAAAGAGTTGTTTCATCTATATATCATGATTTGGATTCAAGATAAACGCCTTTCATTACTTGAGTCCTGCAAACTTGATAAG CAGGTAAAATGGTCTGGAGTCAGGACACAGCATTCAACAACTCCATTCGTTGATGAAATGTACAAGAGGCTGAACGAAACCATTCAAGACTATCAAGTTATCATTTCCAGATGGCCAGAATATATCTTTGTTCTGGAGAGT GCCATTGCTGATGTTGAAAAGGCAACAGTGGAAGCTCTGGAGAAGCAGTATGCAGATGTCTTATCACCTCTCAAAGAAAACTTGGCTCCAAAAAAACTAAGCTTCAAGTATGTCCAAAAACTGACCAAAAGATCTGTGATTCCATATGTAGTCCCGGATGAG CTGGGCATTCTATTAAACTCCATGAAGAGGATGCTTGATGTTCTACGGCCTAATATAGAGGCTAAATTTAAAGCATGGTCTTCATGCATTCCTGATGGTGGGAATGCAGCTCCTGGTGATCGTCTTTCTGAGGTGACAGTGATGCTCAGAGCCAAGTTTCGTAGTTACCTTCAGGCTGTGGTCGAAAAACTTGTAGAAAAT AGCAAGCTACAAAAAACGacaatgttgaagaagattcttcagGACTCTAAAGAAAGTGTTGGAGAATCAGACATCAGAAGCAAAATGAATAACCTCAAGGAGCAGCTCACCAACACAGTGAATCATCTACACTCGGTTTGTGAGACGCATGTCTTCATCGCATTGTCTAGAGGATATTGGGATCGTATGGGACAG ATTGTTTTAAGCTTTTTGGAGAACAGGAAAGAGAACAGAGCTTGGTACAAGGGTTCTAGAGTTGCTGTCTCG ATATTAGACGATACATTTGCAGCACAGATGCAACAGCTGCTTGGCAACTCGCTAAGAGAGCAAGACCTGGAGCCTCCGAGATCGATCATGGAGGTCCGGTCGATTCTTTGCAAGGACCCTGCAGATAATAAAGCCAAATCGTTCTACTACTGA
- a CDS encoding pesticidal crystal cry8Ba protein (unknown protein; FUNCTIONS IN: molecular_function unknown; INVOLVED IN: biological_process unknown; EXPRESSED IN: 20 plant structures; EXPRESSED DURING: 12 growth stages; BEST Arabidopsis thaliana protein match is: unknown protein (TAIR:AT5G65440.1).) codes for MIPNGELRLPALKVREDRVSPSAPIPVTRTLVADTDVTSDDDMSTNSEDVSLDSSPENSRVSSAVGRSYGRNSSYYTYSEVSSSRETLVGAREQTGPRFDGDTEEDESTDSASSTQFSPPPAAGRINDGVSQVEQTHFPKTDRRATVEKFILQEFDETFSSEEVSDIPSAPPFSGAAEESEEIKPATSSVQVSEVKTGDCVESRKTGHFTRPSAASESSGPPDQHPARLPTFHASSRGPWHAVVSYDACVRLCLHAWSTGCMEAPMFLENECALLREAFGLQQLLLQSEEELLAKRSSQAPHEGVAPKPKKNIGKMKVQVRRVKTVMDGPTGCSISSLKPSLIKFEKIRIHFSNMSTRLFSGWRALRKIHVRVPANGSSLPRQSLAYVHASTQYLKQVSGLLKTGVTSLRNNSTSYDIVQETYSCKLRLKSLAEDNAIMMQPGSGESHVFFPDSHGDDLIVEILDPMGKDFGRVLVQLANISEDSAEKLRWWSVFREPEHQHVGKLQLYIDYSASFDDNSHLKCASVAETVAYDLVLEVALKMQRFQQRNLLLYGSWKWLLEEFATYYGISDVYTKLRYLSYVMDVATPTSDCLHLVHDLLTPVIMKGNGKSALSHQENRILNEIKDQIEQILKLVFENYKSLDESSFSGMIDVVNSASGVPAPALIPAVKLYTLLHDVLSPEDQTHLCHYFQAAAKKRSRRHMGETDEFVANNSEPNFWDMSAMSAAYQKMTMACKNVKNEIYTDIEIQNEDILPSFLDLPNLSASIYSTDLCNRLRAFLVACPPSGPSPTVAELVIATADFQRDLSSWNISPIQGGVDAKELFHLYIMIWIQDKRLSLLESCKLDKQVKWSGVRTQHSTTPFVDEMYKRLNETIQDYQVIISRWPEYIFVLESAIADVEKATVEALEKQYADVLSPLKENLAPKKLSFKYVQKLTKRSVIPYVVPDELGILLNSMKRMLDVLRPNIEAKFKAWSSCIPDGGNAAPGDRLSEVTVMLRAKFRSYLQAVVEKLVENSKLQKTTMLKKILQDSKESVGESDIRSKMNNLKEQLTNTVNHLHSVCETHVFIALSRGYWDRMGQIVLSFLENRKENRAWYKGSRVAVSILDDTFAAQMQQLLGNSLREQDLEPPRSIMEVRSILCKDPADNKAKSFYY; via the exons ATGATCCCCAACGGAGAATTGAGATTACCTGCTCTCAAGGTCCGTGAAGACCGCGTGTCACCCTCAGCTCCTATTCCGGTCACCAGAACCCTAGTGGCTGATACTGACGTCACTTCCGATGACGATATGAGTACAAATTCCGAGGATGTCTCTCTCGATTCGTCTCCCGAGAACAGTAGAGTGTCCAGTGCCGTTGGTCGCAGCTACGGGAGAAATTCTTCTTATTATACTTACTCCGAGGTGAGCTCATCAAGAGAGACTTTGGTCGGTGCGCGCGAACAGACGGGACCTAGATTTGATGGTGATACGGAGGAAGATGAATCCACCGATTCAGCTTCTAGCACGCAATTTTCTCCGCCGCCGGCAGCTGGGAGGATTAACGACGGCGTATCTCAGGTGGAACAAACTCACTTCCCTAAGACGGACAGGCGAGCAACTGTCGAGAAG TTCATATTGCAGGAGTTTGATGAGACGTTTTCTTCTGAAGAAGTAAGCGATATTCCCAGTGCCCCTCCATTTTCCGGGGCAGCAGAGGAATCTGAAGAAATTAAACCAGCAACTTCAAGCGTTCAAGTTTCAGAAGTCAAAACAGGAGATTGTGTAGAAAGTAGAAAGACTGGCCACTTTACTAG ACCTAGTGCAGCTTCTGAGTCATCTGGGCCACCTGATCAACATCCAGCTCGGCTTCCTACTTTTCATGCAAG TTCTCGTGGGCCATGGCATGCTGTGGTTTCCTATGATGCATGTGTACGACTTTGTCTGCATGCGTGGTCAACCGGTTGCATGGAGGCTCCcatgtttttggaaaatgaGTGTGCTCTTCTACGAGAAGCATTTGG GTTGCAGCAACTCCTTTTGCAATCAGAGGAAGAGCTTCTGGCAAAGCGATCTTCACAAGCTCCGCACGAAGGAGTTGCACCAAAACCCAAGAAAAACATTGGCAAAATGAAGGTGCAAG TACGACGTGTTAAAACAGTTATGGATGGTCCAACCGGCTGTAGTATATCATCTTTGAAACCATCGTTGATAAAGTTTGAGAAAATCCGGATTCACTTTTCCAATATGTCAACACGCTTATTTTCTGGATGGCGGGCTCTAAGGAAGATCCATGTCCGTGTACCAGCCAATggttcttctcttcctcgtcAAAGTCTGGCATATGTTCATGCCAGTACACAGTACTTAAAACAAGTTTCTGGTCTCCTGAAAACCGGTGTCACAAGTCTACGTAATAATTCAACATCTTATGATATTGTACAAG AAACATACTCGTGTAAGTTAAGATTGAAAAGCTTAGCTGAAGATAACGCCATTATGATGCAACCCGGATCTGGTGAAAGCCATGTTTT CTTTCCTGATAGTCATGGAGATGATCTGATTGTTGAGATCCTGGATCCAATGGGGAAGGATTTTGGGCGTGTACTTGTGCAACTAGCTAATATTTCTGAAGATTCG GCTGAGAAACTTCGCTGGTGGTCTGTTTTTCGTGAGCCAGAACATCAACATGTGGGAAAACTCCAGCTCTATATTGACTATTCAGCAAGTTTTGATGATAACAGCCATTTGAAG TGTGCTTCTGTTGCGGAAACAGTCGCATATGACCTAGTCCTGGAAGTGGCCTTGAAAATGCAGCGATTTCAGCAAAGAAACTTGTTGTTATATGGTTCATGGAAATGGCTTTTGGAAGAATTTGCCACCTACTATGGGATTTCAGATGTCTACACCAAGCTCAG ATACTTGTCCTATGTAATGGATGTCGCTACACCGACTTCCGACTGTCTCCATTTGGTACATGACTTGTTAACACCTGTCATCATGAAGGGAAATGGCAAGAGCGCCTTGAGTCATCAAGAG AATCGGATCTTGAATGAAATCAAGGACCAGATCGAGCAGATTCTAAAACTGGTCTTTGAGAATTACAAATCTCTTGACGAGTCGTCATTTTCTGGAATGATTGATGTGGTCAATTCTGCGTCAGGTGTTCCAGCGCCAGCACTCATTCCTGCTGTGAAATTGTACACGCTTCTGCACGATGTCTTATCACCCGAGGATCAGACTCATCTTTGTCATTATTTCCAG GCAGCAGCAAAGAAGAGATCTAGAAGGCACATGGGTGAGACAGATGAGTTTGTTGCAAACAACAGCGAGCCCAATTTTTGGGATATGTCTGCAATGTCGGCTGCATACCAGAAAATGACAATGGCCTGCAAGAATGTAAAGAATGAGATCTATACTGATATTGAGATCCAAAATGAAGATATACTTCCCAG CTTTCTTGACCTTCCAAACCTGTCAGCGTCTATATATAGCACTGATCTCTGTAATAGACTTCGAGCATTTCTCGTTGCTTGTCCGCCCTCTGGCCCTTCACCAACAGTTGCAGAGCTCGTGATTGCAACTGCAGACTTTCAACGTGATCTTTCCAGCTGGAACATTAG TCCTATCCAAGGCGGTGTTGATGCAAAAGAGTTGTTTCATCTATATATCATGATTTGGATTCAAGATAAACGCCTTTCATTACTTGAGTCCTGCAAACTTGATAAG CAGGTAAAATGGTCTGGAGTCAGGACACAGCATTCAACAACTCCATTCGTTGATGAAATGTACAAGAGGCTGAACGAAACCATTCAAGACTATCAAGTTATCATTTCCAGATGGCCAGAATATATCTTTGTTCTGGAGAGT GCCATTGCTGATGTTGAAAAGGCAACAGTGGAAGCTCTGGAGAAGCAGTATGCAGATGTCTTATCACCTCTCAAAGAAAACTTGGCTCCAAAAAAACTAAGCTTCAAGTATGTCCAAAAACTGACCAAAAGATCTGTGATTCCATATGTAGTCCCGGATGAG CTGGGCATTCTATTAAACTCCATGAAGAGGATGCTTGATGTTCTACGGCCTAATATAGAGGCTAAATTTAAAGCATGGTCTTCATGCATTCCTGATGGTGGGAATGCAGCTCCTGGTGATCGTCTTTCTGAGGTGACAGTGATGCTCAGAGCCAAGTTTCGTAGTTACCTTCAGGCTGTGGTCGAAAAACTTGTAGAAAAT AGCAAGCTACAAAAAACGacaatgttgaagaagattcttcagGACTCTAAAGAAAGTGTTGGAGAATCAGACATCAGAAGCAAAATGAATAACCTCAAGGAGCAGCTCACCAACACAGTGAATCATCTACACTCGGTTTGTGAGACGCATGTCTTCATCGCATTGTCTAGAGGATATTGGGATCGTATGGGACAG ATTGTTTTAAGCTTTTTGGAGAACAGGAAAGAGAACAGAGCTTGGTACAAGGGTTCTAGAGTTGCTGTCTCG ATATTAGACGATACATTTGCAGCACAGATGCAACAGCTGCTTGGCAACTCGCTAAGAGAGCAAGACCTGGAGCCTCCGAGATCGATCATGGAGGTCCGGTCGATTCTTTGCAAGGACCCTGCAGATAATAAAGCCAAATCGTTCTACTACTGA